Proteins from one Mucilaginibacter jinjuensis genomic window:
- a CDS encoding metallophosphoesterase produces MTGQNIIVILIAIGLILADRYIIKSLKSALKWRFLHKKWFTIAYWTLSVLLLAGFFVSVYIKIGTGQRAAILMVFFLLLVARVCMLPFLFADDIRRFFIRSNRNKKSEVVQETATATHNTATDQNAIPRSEFLVKAGLLATSIPLAGLGFGIATGVYDYRIHRQTLYLPSLPKKFDGIRLGQISDIHSGSFYNKKAVTGGVEMLMREKADLIFFTGDLVNDMAYEMRNYQDIFSKVKAPLGVYSCLGNHDYGDYSWYYTPADKKKNHQDLIDTHKRMGWDLLVDENRRLKVDGEEIGILGIGNWGLYSRFPKYGRMDLATKNTDDLPVKLLLSHDPSHWQAQVVPHYKQIDVMFSGHTHGMQFGVRTNEFQWSPIEYVYKEWAGLYHHGQQQLYVNVGYGFLGYPGRVGILPEITIFELKAAPQPVTT; encoded by the coding sequence ATGACGGGACAAAACATAATCGTTATCCTAATTGCTATCGGCTTAATACTTGCTGATAGATACATTATAAAAAGCTTAAAAAGCGCCTTAAAATGGCGCTTTTTACATAAAAAATGGTTTACAATAGCTTACTGGACGCTTTCTGTTTTACTGCTCGCCGGTTTCTTTGTAAGCGTATATATTAAAATAGGCACAGGCCAGCGCGCAGCCATATTAATGGTATTCTTCCTGCTGCTGGTAGCCCGGGTATGCATGCTGCCCTTTTTGTTTGCAGATGATATCAGGCGGTTTTTTATTCGTTCAAATCGCAATAAAAAATCTGAAGTTGTACAAGAAACTGCCACTGCTACTCATAATACTGCTACTGATCAAAACGCCATCCCCCGTTCCGAGTTTTTGGTTAAAGCCGGGCTATTGGCTACCTCAATACCTTTAGCCGGGTTGGGCTTCGGTATTGCCACCGGTGTTTATGATTATCGCATCCATCGCCAAACTTTATATCTGCCTAGTTTGCCTAAAAAGTTTGATGGTATCAGGTTAGGTCAAATCTCAGATATACATTCCGGCAGCTTTTACAATAAAAAAGCAGTAACCGGTGGCGTAGAAATGCTGATGCGGGAGAAAGCCGACCTCATTTTCTTTACCGGCGATCTGGTTAATGATATGGCCTATGAAATGCGCAACTACCAGGATATTTTCAGCAAGGTAAAAGCGCCACTGGGAGTGTACTCCTGTCTCGGTAATCACGATTATGGCGATTATTCATGGTATTATACCCCTGCCGATAAAAAAAAGAACCATCAGGATTTGATAGACACGCATAAGCGCATGGGTTGGGATTTATTGGTTGATGAAAACCGCCGCTTAAAAGTTGATGGTGAAGAAATAGGTATTCTGGGAATTGGAAACTGGGGTTTATACAGCCGTTTCCCTAAATATGGCCGCATGGACCTGGCTACCAAAAACACGGATGATTTGCCGGTAAAACTACTGCTCTCGCATGATCCTTCGCATTGGCAGGCGCAGGTAGTACCGCATTATAAACAAATAGATGTGATGTTCTCTGGCCATACCCACGGTATGCAATTTGGGGTACGTACCAATGAATTTCAATGGAGCCCGATTGAGTATGTGTACAAAGAATGGGCAGGTTTATACCACCATGGCCAGCAGCAATTATATGTAAACGTGGGCTACGGATTTTTAGGATACCCCGGTCGCGTTGGAATATTGCCGGAGATTACGATATTTGAACTTAAAGCCGCACCGCAACCGGTTACTACCTAA
- the lepB gene encoding signal peptidase I: MNWKFWNKKDKTAPKKKKSAAREWTDAIIFAVIAATLIRTLFIEAYTIPTPSMESSLLVGDFLFVSKVNYGARTPMTPIAFPFAHHTMPVIGTKAYWDGIKLPYYRLPGLSEVKKGDVVVFNYPMEADSPFLRPVDKRENYIKRCQGTPGDTLSLVDAQVYVNGKAAITPVNGETSYMVQTDGNELNPQIIEDLHLSDIQQMTNTDYMMNMTTQSAATLRTYSNIKAVKANNSLKGVYDPEVYPHDPHYKWNVDNYGPIIIPKKGWTVKLDSLTLPIYKRAITVYENNKLELKGNDIFINGQKTTEYTFKMNYYWMMGDNRHNSLDSRFWGFVPEDHIVGKALFVWMSWDDNASFAHKIRWSRLFRGIH, from the coding sequence ATGAACTGGAAATTCTGGAATAAAAAAGATAAAACAGCGCCTAAGAAAAAAAAGAGTGCAGCCCGTGAGTGGACTGATGCTATTATTTTTGCTGTAATTGCTGCTACGTTAATCCGCACGCTTTTTATCGAAGCTTATACAATCCCCACACCATCAATGGAAAGTTCGCTTTTGGTGGGCGACTTTTTGTTTGTAAGTAAGGTTAACTACGGTGCCCGCACACCGATGACGCCCATTGCGTTCCCGTTTGCGCACCACACTATGCCGGTTATCGGTACCAAAGCTTATTGGGATGGTATTAAATTGCCTTACTACCGTTTGCCGGGTTTAAGTGAGGTTAAAAAGGGTGATGTAGTGGTATTTAACTACCCGATGGAAGCCGATTCGCCATTTTTACGTCCGGTTGATAAACGCGAAAACTATATTAAACGTTGCCAGGGTACTCCCGGCGATACTTTGAGTTTGGTTGATGCACAAGTTTATGTAAACGGCAAAGCGGCCATTACACCTGTAAACGGCGAAACTTCGTACATGGTACAAACTGATGGTAATGAGCTTAACCCGCAAATTATTGAGGATCTGCACCTGTCGGATATTCAGCAAATGACCAATACCGATTATATGATGAATATGACCACGCAGTCGGCCGCAACCTTGCGTACTTATTCAAATATTAAAGCGGTTAAGGCCAATAACTCATTGAAGGGTGTTTATGACCCGGAGGTTTATCCGCACGATCCACATTATAAATGGAATGTAGATAACTACGGCCCGATCATTATCCCTAAAAAGGGCTGGACTGTAAAATTGGATAGCCTTACGCTGCCAATTTACAAACGTGCAATTACGGTTTACGAAAACAATAAACTGGAGCTGAAAGGTAACGACATCTTCATCAACGGACAAAAAACAACTGAGTATACCTTCAAAATGAACTACTACTGGATGATGGGGGATAACCGCCACAATTCACTGGATTCTCGTTTCTGGGGTTTTGTTCCCGAAGACCACATTGTAGGTAAAGCCCTGTTTGTTTGGATGAGTTGGGATGATAATGCCTCATTTGCCCACAAGATCCGCTGGAGCAGGTTGTTTAGAGGGATACATTAA
- the dapB gene encoding 4-hydroxy-tetrahydrodipicolinate reductase — protein sequence MKIALSGYGKMGKIIEKIALDRKHEVVLIIDHNNLDDMTAEKLKEVEAEVVIEFSTPHSVLDNIQVCFEAGVPVVVGTTGWYEHIDELKEICEDTDNAMLYASNFSVGVNIFFHVNKVLAKLMNNYPYYEVQVEEIHHTQKLDSPSGTAITIAEGIIDNLETKSEWKNVLTDGHDVAGEVVKNNQLLIESLRVENVPGTHTVMYDSEVDSIEFKHTAHNRNGFALGAVLAAEWLQNKNGFYSAQDMFRFDI from the coding sequence ATGAAAATCGCATTATCTGGTTATGGCAAAATGGGCAAGATCATCGAGAAAATTGCCCTCGACCGTAAACATGAAGTGGTACTGATCATAGACCACAATAACCTGGACGACATGACTGCCGAAAAACTGAAAGAAGTAGAGGCAGAAGTGGTGATCGAGTTTAGTACACCGCACTCGGTATTAGATAATATCCAGGTTTGTTTTGAGGCTGGTGTGCCCGTTGTTGTAGGCACTACAGGTTGGTACGAACATATTGATGAGTTGAAAGAGATTTGCGAAGACACCGACAATGCCATGCTTTATGCATCTAACTTTAGCGTTGGGGTAAATATATTTTTCCATGTAAATAAGGTGCTGGCCAAACTGATGAATAACTATCCGTACTATGAGGTGCAGGTAGAAGAAATTCATCACACCCAGAAACTGGATTCGCCAAGCGGAACGGCCATCACTATTGCCGAAGGTATTATTGATAACCTGGAAACCAAAAGCGAATGGAAAAACGTGTTAACCGATGGCCATGATGTAGCAGGTGAGGTGGTAAAGAATAATCAACTGCTGATCGAATCTTTACGTGTTGAAAACGTACCCGGCACGCATACCGTAATGTATGATTCTGAAGTAGATAGCATTGAGTTTAAGCACACCGCACACAACCGTAATGGTTTTGCTTTAGGAGCAGTATTGGCGGCAGAATGGCTGCAAAATAAAAATGGTTTTTATTCGGCACAAGATATGTTCCGTTTTGATATATAA
- a CDS encoding DUF5683 domain-containing protein: MRNWFISLAFAACSLNAMAQKPDLGTTRNAKDSLNRVRDSISSKPFVPKASNDKIYHPDSLHSPHKAFIRSAIIPGWGQVYNHRYWKVPIIYGGFTLLGIALVWNQQQYHILIKEAKYRQNGASTPSGGQYQYVPGGYQQFFDAAAADQRNFQLCIFGTVLLWGVNCIDAYIDAKFIHSYSVDNNLTFKVAPTLVNPPVYALNNNGYIPGVKLTLAF; encoded by the coding sequence ATGCGCAATTGGTTTATTTCTTTGGCTTTTGCCGCCTGCAGCCTTAATGCAATGGCCCAGAAGCCCGATTTAGGTACTACAAGAAATGCGAAGGATAGCCTAAACCGTGTTCGCGATTCTATTTCTTCAAAGCCATTTGTGCCGAAAGCTTCTAATGATAAAATATATCATCCCGATAGCTTGCACAGCCCGCATAAGGCTTTTATCCGTTCGGCTATTATACCGGGCTGGGGGCAGGTATATAACCACCGCTATTGGAAAGTGCCTATAATTTATGGTGGTTTCACTTTACTGGGCATTGCCCTGGTTTGGAACCAGCAACAATATCATATCCTGATCAAAGAAGCTAAATACCGCCAAAATGGGGCTTCTACGCCCAGTGGTGGACAATACCAATATGTGCCGGGCGGGTATCAGCAATTTTTTGATGCCGCAGCGGCAGATCAGCGTAACTTCCAGTTATGTATATTTGGTACAGTGCTTTTGTGGGGTGTAAATTGTATCGATGCCTATATCGATGCTAAATTTATCCATTCGTACTCGGTAGATAATAACCTTACTTTTAAAGTAGCCCCTACATTGGTAAACCCTCCTGTTTACGCTTTAAATAATAATGGATATATTCCCGGCGTAAAACTTACTTTAGCGTTTTAA
- a CDS encoding class I SAM-dependent methyltransferase: MASNYDHTAWFYDPVSKLVFGRSIIKSQVALLKHIPAGSNILIVGGGTGWILEEIAKIHPHGLLITYVEISAQMTALSQKRNYGNNLVTFINKPVEEVKLAQQVDVIITPFLFDNFTSENLLNIFTHIHQQLKPGGLWLNTDFQVAGKWWHKLLLQTMYTFFKVFGAVETTTMPEIPILFKQKSYREISRQTFYGSFITSQVWQKT, translated from the coding sequence ATGGCCTCGAACTACGACCATACGGCGTGGTTTTATGACCCGGTTTCGAAACTGGTTTTCGGGCGAAGCATTATTAAATCTCAGGTAGCTTTATTAAAGCATATCCCTGCTGGTTCTAACATATTGATAGTTGGCGGCGGTACCGGCTGGATACTCGAAGAAATTGCCAAAATACATCCTCATGGCTTATTGATTACCTACGTGGAGATTTCGGCACAGATGACGGCTTTATCTCAGAAAAGAAACTACGGCAATAATCTGGTAACTTTTATTAATAAACCTGTTGAAGAGGTAAAACTTGCACAACAGGTTGATGTTATTATCACTCCCTTCTTGTTCGATAATTTCACCTCGGAAAACCTACTGAATATCTTCACCCACATTCATCAGCAATTAAAGCCGGGTGGCTTATGGTTAAATACCGATTTCCAGGTGGCGGGTAAGTGGTGGCATAAATTACTGCTGCAAACCATGTATACCTTCTTTAAAGTATTTGGCGCGGTAGAAACTACAACCATGCCCGAGATACCTATTCTATTTAAACAGAAAAGCTACCGGGAGATAAGTCGACAAACTTTCTACGGTAGCTTTATTACTTCACAAGTTTGGCAGAAAACCTGA